One region of Priestia megaterium genomic DNA includes:
- a CDS encoding amino acid permease → MKDKKWGLWFLTAFVVGNMVGGGVFMLPSNLANVSSPIGSTLAWIATGLGVFMIALVFGNLVMRKPELKGGPQSYAANLFSSPKAGKVAGYSMAWGYWAANWAATASVIISFAGYLTTFFPVMESKDILFSVGDFQLEAGKFITFLVCSVVLWGIQAILQRDINSAGNINFITTAAKIIGFGLFIVVALSLFSASNLVSTEFVNSKGINVGLGSQVNGAAIATLWAFIGIESAVLLSNRAKSQKVVKKATLLGLLISMVIYVGITLLAMGILSTAQLQQSQKPLVDTLEMVIGHKGAYVMAILALISLLGSTVGWIVVSAEVPYQAAKSGLFPQWFAKTNQNNSPARSLTLTNGLTQLFLFATISGTVSQAYNFAIVVATLAYLVPYFVTTVYQLKLIVTGETYDTIKGSRVKDGIIASLALIYSLWVIKTGTADLKTFFLGIGLFLIGLLLYPILMRRGKSTSAIK, encoded by the coding sequence ATGAAAGACAAAAAATGGGGACTTTGGTTTTTAACAGCCTTTGTAGTTGGTAATATGGTAGGCGGCGGAGTATTTATGCTTCCTTCTAATTTAGCAAACGTATCAAGTCCAATTGGTTCAACACTTGCTTGGATTGCAACAGGTCTTGGCGTGTTCATGATTGCTCTTGTGTTCGGGAACTTAGTTATGAGAAAGCCTGAATTAAAAGGAGGGCCTCAAAGTTATGCAGCGAACCTTTTTTCATCGCCTAAAGCAGGTAAAGTAGCTGGGTATAGTATGGCTTGGGGTTATTGGGCAGCAAACTGGGCTGCAACAGCATCTGTCATCATATCGTTTGCGGGATATTTAACAACGTTCTTTCCAGTAATGGAGAGTAAGGATATTTTATTTTCAGTCGGAGATTTTCAATTAGAAGCTGGGAAATTTATTACGTTTTTAGTATGTTCTGTTGTATTATGGGGAATTCAAGCTATTTTGCAGCGAGATATCAATAGCGCCGGTAATATTAACTTTATCACAACGGCAGCTAAAATTATTGGATTCGGTTTATTTATTGTTGTGGCGCTATCGCTATTTAGCGCATCCAACCTCGTCAGTACAGAATTTGTTAATTCAAAGGGTATAAATGTAGGATTAGGAAGTCAGGTCAATGGAGCAGCCATTGCTACGCTGTGGGCATTTATCGGAATTGAATCAGCTGTACTGTTATCTAATCGTGCAAAATCACAAAAAGTAGTAAAGAAAGCAACGCTGCTTGGATTATTAATCTCAATGGTTATCTATGTGGGGATTACACTTCTAGCTATGGGGATTCTTTCGACAGCTCAGCTTCAGCAGTCTCAAAAGCCTTTGGTAGATACGTTAGAAATGGTTATTGGACATAAAGGTGCTTACGTAATGGCCATTTTAGCACTTATATCTTTATTAGGTTCTACTGTTGGATGGATTGTTGTTAGTGCAGAAGTTCCTTATCAAGCAGCAAAATCAGGGTTGTTTCCACAGTGGTTTGCTAAAACTAATCAGAACAATAGTCCAGCCCGCTCACTAACATTAACAAATGGCTTAACACAGTTGTTTTTGTTTGCGACTATTTCAGGCACAGTTTCGCAAGCCTATAATTTCGCTATCGTTGTAGCTACTCTCGCCTATTTAGTTCCTTATTTCGTGACGACAGTTTATCAATTAAAGCTTATTGTGACGGGTGAGACGTACGACACGATTAAAGGATCGCGAGTAAAAGACGGAATTATTGCTTCGTTAGCACTTATTTATTCGCTATGGGTGATTAAGACAGGGACAGCTGATTTAAAAACATTTTTCCTAGGTATTGGCTTATTTTTAATCGGGCTTTTACTGTATCCTATCTTAATGAGACGAGGAAAAAGCACATCAGCTATTAAATAA
- the spxA gene encoding transcriptional regulator SpxA, giving the protein MVTLYTSPSCTSCRKAKAWLEENDIGYTERNIFSEPLSIDEIKEILRMTEDGTDEIISTRSKTFQKLDVQVDAMPLQDLYELIQQNPGLLRRPIIIDEKRLQVGYNEDEIRRFLPRKVRTFQLREAQRLVNG; this is encoded by the coding sequence ATGGTTACATTATATACATCACCAAGTTGTACATCTTGTCGTAAAGCGAAAGCTTGGTTAGAGGAAAATGATATTGGATATACAGAGCGTAATATCTTTTCAGAGCCGTTATCAATCGATGAGATTAAAGAAATTTTACGTATGACAGAAGATGGAACAGATGAAATCATTTCAACACGTTCGAAAACTTTCCAAAAACTAGACGTTCAGGTAGACGCTATGCCTTTACAAGATTTGTATGAATTAATTCAGCAAAATCCTGGCTTATTGCGCCGTCCGATTATCATTGATGAAAAACGTCTACAAGTTGGTTATAATGAAGACGAGATCCGTCGTTTCTTACCACGTAAAGTGCGTACTTTCCAACTTCGCGAAGCTCAAAGACTTGTGAATGGTTAA
- a CDS encoding LysR family transcriptional regulator: protein MELLQLKYFQVVARLEHISKAAEELYVSQPALSKTISQLEKELGIRLFDRNGKYIKLNRYGKAFCSKVERALKTLEDAKHELKDMSNDPCEEIRLVVLASSHLLPELLSRFREQYPQVRFRLMQHLTNSYSQPDFDLCISAFPLTTRQIEHTPLLRESILLAVPLDHHLAKQSRVKLNELKNEKFIVLKKGKELRKITDAICKEQNFVPQITFESDDPATVRGLIRAKQGIGFIPEVTWGGSTGKDVKLLKIEEETFERTIFLAWNNGGYVTDLQQIFRQFVIDYFKHLPSDMPHEYI, encoded by the coding sequence TTGGAGCTTTTACAGCTAAAATATTTCCAAGTAGTTGCTAGACTAGAACATATCAGCAAAGCGGCTGAAGAGCTATACGTATCTCAGCCTGCGCTCAGCAAAACGATTTCACAGTTGGAAAAAGAGCTAGGCATTCGTTTGTTTGATCGAAACGGTAAATACATTAAATTAAATCGGTACGGTAAAGCGTTCTGTTCCAAAGTAGAACGTGCTTTAAAAACATTAGAAGACGCAAAGCATGAGCTAAAGGATATGTCGAACGATCCATGTGAAGAAATTCGTCTTGTTGTGTTAGCTAGTTCACATTTACTTCCAGAGCTATTAAGCAGGTTTCGTGAGCAATATCCTCAGGTGCGTTTTCGGCTAATGCAGCATTTGACTAATAGCTATTCACAGCCTGATTTTGATTTATGTATTTCAGCTTTTCCATTAACAACCCGTCAGATCGAACATACTCCTTTACTTCGTGAATCGATTTTGCTTGCAGTCCCTCTTGATCATCATTTAGCCAAGCAATCACGTGTAAAGTTAAATGAACTTAAAAATGAGAAATTCATTGTGCTAAAGAAAGGGAAAGAGCTAAGAAAAATAACGGATGCGATTTGTAAGGAACAGAATTTTGTACCTCAAATTACGTTTGAAAGCGATGATCCAGCAACAGTGAGAGGTTTGATTAGAGCGAAGCAAGGAATAGGTTTTATTCCTGAAGTGACGTGGGGAGGTTCTACAGGAAAAGATGTAAAACTGCTAAAAATTGAAGAAGAAACATTTGAACGTACAATCTTTTTAGCTTGGAACAATGGAGGCTACGTGACGGATTTACAACAAATCTTCAGGCAGTTTGTGATTGATTATTTTAAACATTTACCCTCCGATATGCCTCATGAATACATATAA
- the madL gene encoding malonate transporter subunit MadL yields MIIFGVALLSICMLIGVIVGDALGGLMGVEANVGGVGVSMLLLVLAVDYLKKKNKLQVKSEEGIAFWGGIYIPIVVAMSAQQNVVAALDGGGMAILAGVVVVVVGFLSIPFISRIGEKAKVKEQEIELSILPKEQIK; encoded by the coding sequence ATGATAATCTTCGGTGTAGCGCTGCTGTCTATTTGCATGTTGATAGGAGTAATTGTAGGGGACGCATTAGGAGGGCTAATGGGAGTAGAAGCCAACGTTGGGGGAGTAGGGGTATCCATGCTTCTTCTTGTACTAGCGGTGGATTATTTAAAGAAGAAAAATAAGCTCCAAGTAAAATCCGAAGAAGGCATTGCTTTTTGGGGAGGAATTTATATTCCTATCGTGGTAGCGATGTCTGCACAGCAAAATGTTGTAGCTGCTCTTGATGGAGGAGGCATGGCGATTCTTGCAGGGGTGGTAGTAGTCGTAGTAGGCTTTTTATCCATACCATTTATCAGCAGAATAGGAGAGAAAGCGAAGGTGAAGGAACAAGAAATAGAGCTTTCTATTTTACCTAAGGAGCAGATAAAATGA
- the madM gene encoding malonate transporter subunit MadM, with product MMNMIKEGLENNGLITAFAIIGIVMYIAYFLSDKLTKGRVHGSAIAIMFGLILAYIGGVNTGGEKGISDIQLFSGIGLMGGGMLRDFAIIATAFGANFSEVKKTGISGITALFFGVFYSFVLGVIIALCFGYRDPVALTTIGGGAVTYIVGPVSGTAIGASSDIIALSIAVGLIKSISVMILTPVFAKKIKLNNPRTAMIYGGVMGTTSGVAAGLAATDVKLVPYGAMTATFYTGLGCLLVPSILFLLTEIIF from the coding sequence ATGATGAATATGATTAAAGAAGGGTTAGAAAATAACGGACTGATTACGGCATTTGCTATTATTGGGATTGTCATGTATATTGCCTATTTTTTATCAGATAAATTAACAAAAGGAAGAGTTCACGGATCTGCTATTGCTATTATGTTTGGATTAATTCTTGCTTATATAGGTGGAGTGAATACAGGAGGAGAAAAAGGGATTTCTGATATACAGTTATTTTCAGGAATTGGCTTAATGGGCGGGGGGATGCTGCGAGACTTTGCCATTATTGCTACTGCGTTCGGTGCCAATTTTAGCGAAGTCAAAAAAACGGGAATCAGCGGGATTACGGCCTTGTTTTTTGGGGTTTTCTATTCCTTTGTACTAGGTGTAATTATTGCTCTTTGTTTTGGATATAGAGATCCCGTTGCTTTGACTACAATCGGAGGAGGAGCCGTGACCTATATTGTGGGGCCGGTTTCTGGAACTGCGATTGGAGCCTCTTCTGATATTATCGCGTTAAGTATAGCTGTAGGATTAATTAAATCCATTTCAGTTATGATTTTGACACCGGTATTTGCTAAGAAAATCAAATTAAACAACCCTCGTACAGCAATGATCTATGGAGGAGTTATGGGGACGACGAGCGGTGTGGCAGCTGGTTTAGCTGCGACAGATGTAAAACTTGTACCTTACGGAGCCATGACAGCTACATTTTATACAGGTCTTGGTTGCTTGCTCGTACCATCTATTCTTTTTTTACTCACAGAGATTATTTTTTAA
- a CDS encoding TerC family protein, with protein sequence MDLELITSILLIIGIDIVLGGDNAIVIALASRNLPEHQRNKAIFLGTGLAVIVRIVLTILAVYLLTIPYLQLIGGFLLVIIAFKLLVSEGDDASSIRAGVTLGAAVRTIVFADIVMGLDNVIAVAGAAHGNIILVVTGLLVSVPIIVWGSKLILYLMERFPLLVYGGAAILAYTAGNMIGHEKNLHSFFADHTSLGTFIPFITIAVVLISGMAVNSFRSTK encoded by the coding sequence TTGGATTTAGAATTAATAACCTCCATTCTTCTTATTATCGGTATCGATATTGTATTAGGTGGAGACAACGCTATTGTTATTGCCTTAGCAAGCCGCAATTTACCTGAACATCAACGAAATAAAGCTATTTTTTTAGGGACTGGCTTAGCTGTGATCGTTCGCATTGTACTTACTATTTTAGCTGTTTATTTACTAACTATTCCTTACTTGCAGCTCATCGGCGGTTTTTTATTAGTGATCATTGCCTTTAAGCTGCTTGTATCAGAAGGTGACGATGCATCTTCAATTCGTGCAGGTGTGACGTTAGGCGCCGCTGTGAGAACGATTGTATTTGCTGATATTGTAATGGGACTAGATAATGTAATAGCTGTGGCAGGCGCAGCTCATGGAAATATTATCTTGGTTGTCACGGGACTACTCGTATCCGTCCCTATTATTGTTTGGGGAAGCAAGCTCATTTTGTATTTGATGGAACGGTTTCCCCTGCTTGTTTACGGCGGAGCAGCTATTTTAGCTTATACTGCTGGAAATATGATTGGACATGAAAAGAACTTACATTCATTCTTTGCAGACCATACATCTCTAGGAACATTTATTCCGTTTATAACAATTGCTGTTGTGCTGATAAGCGGCATGGCTGTTAATAGCTTTCGTTCAACTAAATGA
- the mecA gene encoding adaptor protein MecA, with protein MEIERINENTVKFFVTYVDIEERGFDRNEIWFSRERSEELFWEMMDEIHQEEEFVAEGPLWIQVHALEKGLEVIVTRAQVSKDGQKFEVPVGENDKIDIPVDGKIEALLDHQANQNKKADFEEEIIEDEGLQFVARFQDLEHLISLSHHLELDDIINSMYVFEGKYYLYVEFTDDEDFVAEIDNILSIILEYANESNVTVHRLMEYGKELISENALEQVKQYFPLR; from the coding sequence ATGGAAATCGAACGCATTAATGAAAACACAGTAAAATTCTTTGTCACTTACGTAGATATTGAAGAACGTGGATTTGATCGCAATGAAATTTGGTTTAGCCGTGAGCGCAGTGAAGAGCTATTCTGGGAGATGATGGACGAAATTCATCAAGAAGAAGAGTTTGTAGCGGAAGGTCCTCTTTGGATTCAAGTACATGCGCTTGAGAAGGGGCTAGAGGTTATCGTAACAAGAGCACAAGTTTCAAAAGACGGTCAAAAGTTCGAAGTACCTGTTGGTGAAAATGATAAAATCGATATCCCTGTAGATGGAAAAATTGAAGCGTTGCTTGATCATCAAGCGAATCAAAATAAAAAAGCTGATTTTGAAGAAGAAATTATAGAAGACGAAGGGCTACAGTTCGTCGCACGCTTTCAAGACTTAGAACATTTAATTTCCTTAAGTCACCATTTAGAGTTAGATGATATCATCAACAGCATGTACGTGTTTGAAGGGAAATATTATTTATACGTTGAGTTTACAGATGATGAAGACTTTGTAGCTGAAATTGATAACATTTTAAGTATCATTTTAGAATATGCAAATGAATCAAATGTAACAGTTCATCGTTTAATGGAATATGGAAAAGAATTAATCAGTGAAAATGCACTTGAACAAGTAAAACAGTATTTTCCTTTACGATAA
- the cls gene encoding cardiolipin synthase produces MKNRLQLLIFVVGIIALLYFTKGYWDGKFIGVLSILITISVVFIGLVISLENRHPTQTLTWLVVLGGFPVIGFFFYLLFGRNTRKRRLFAKKAKLDEQVLLKMERDSGILENHFEQLGTSRKQMLKLAVRLGKSPISFSSDTRALTNGKETFHEIMESLKHARHHIHLEYYIVRHDHLGEQIKDILIQKVQEGVYVRFLYDAVGSFQLSPHYIHELRNAGVEMIPFLPVRLPFLNNKINFRNHRKIVVIDGTIGFVGGLNIGDEYLGKSRHFGFWRDTHLMVKGEAVRSLQLIFLQDWYYMTGQTMLTQTYLSPDLIDIDMEKCGGVQMIAGGPDREWEIIKHLFFSMITSAKESIWIASPYFIPDEDIFTSLKVAALSGIDVRLLVPQKPDKKIVFHASRSYFPELLEAGVKIYEYKKGFMHSKIVIVDREIASIGTANMDMRSFHLNFEVNAFLYRTASTQKLVYEYMQDLEETSELHFKDFEKRPFIQRLFESTARLLSPLL; encoded by the coding sequence TTGAAAAATAGATTACAGCTTTTAATTTTTGTTGTTGGTATTATTGCCTTGCTTTATTTTACAAAAGGGTATTGGGACGGTAAATTTATTGGCGTGCTAAGTATCTTAATTACGATTAGTGTTGTTTTCATCGGTCTTGTTATTTCATTAGAAAACCGTCATCCAACTCAAACGCTAACGTGGCTCGTAGTATTAGGCGGTTTTCCAGTAATAGGGTTCTTTTTTTATTTGTTATTTGGACGCAATACGCGAAAACGGCGTTTATTTGCTAAAAAAGCAAAGCTGGATGAACAGGTGCTTTTAAAGATGGAAAGAGATTCTGGTATATTAGAAAATCACTTTGAACAGTTGGGCACCAGTAGGAAGCAAATGCTGAAGCTAGCCGTGAGGCTTGGCAAGAGTCCCATTTCTTTTTCTTCAGATACGCGCGCATTGACGAATGGAAAAGAGACATTTCACGAAATTATGGAATCTTTAAAGCATGCAAGGCATCATATCCATTTAGAGTATTACATCGTACGACATGATCACTTAGGAGAACAAATTAAAGATATTTTAATTCAGAAAGTACAAGAAGGAGTTTATGTACGTTTCTTGTATGATGCCGTGGGCAGTTTTCAGCTTTCACCGCATTATATTCACGAGTTAAGAAACGCGGGCGTAGAAATGATTCCGTTCTTGCCGGTGAGACTTCCATTTCTCAATAATAAAATCAACTTCCGTAATCATCGTAAAATTGTAGTCATTGATGGAACAATTGGATTTGTAGGAGGTTTGAACATTGGTGATGAATATCTCGGAAAAAGTCGGCATTTTGGCTTTTGGAGAGATACTCATTTGATGGTGAAGGGTGAGGCAGTCCGTTCATTACAGCTTATTTTCTTACAAGACTGGTATTATATGACAGGACAGACAATGCTTACTCAAACATATCTATCGCCGGATTTAATTGACATTGATATGGAAAAGTGCGGCGGTGTTCAAATGATTGCCGGCGGACCAGACCGTGAGTGGGAAATTATTAAACACTTATTTTTTTCGATGATTACGTCTGCGAAAGAGTCCATTTGGATTGCTTCTCCTTACTTCATACCTGATGAAGATATTTTTACTTCTCTCAAAGTAGCTGCTTTAAGCGGTATAGATGTAAGGCTTCTTGTACCTCAGAAGCCCGATAAAAAAATTGTTTTTCATGCATCACGCTCTTATTTTCCTGAGCTGCTAGAAGCAGGTGTGAAAATTTACGAGTATAAAAAAGGATTTATGCACAGCAAGATTGTGATTGTTGATAGAGAAATTGCCTCTATTGGAACAGCTAACATGGATATGAGAAGCTTTCATCTGAATTTTGAAGTAAATGCTTTTTTATATCGCACAGCTAGTACCCAAAAGCTCGTATATGAATATATGCAAGATTTAGAAGAAACGAGTGAGCTTCACTTTAAAGACTTTGAAAAGCGGCCATTTATACAGCGGCTGTTTGAATCAACAGCTCGTTTGCTTTCACCGCTATTATAA
- a CDS encoding competence protein CoiA → MLVARTEEGLISLAQRFSLEQLKLWKKEKQFYCPSCQSPVQLKVGTKKIPHFAHLKKTCVAQHEGETDYHLDGKRKLFHWFSSHLEVELESYLPAIMQRPDLLIGTPSQKYAIEFQCASLSSSVLTKRSIHYEKGNYMPLWIMGAKRMKRLSTYMYQLSFQEWQFLTLSDYTPTLLYFSPSTNQLLKLEHLMPFSSQICYAQLVVLSPHEHTFHDLFSTHTQPQFFSSWVKKKKAWRTHYILYPNQKLQPFLHALYENNIPPSHIPAEAGMPLPSLYMIETSATIWQTWLLLDLMQQKQVGDLVTEKELCRLWLYRIHQRHIVFRSLPMAPVVVEQPLFEYIEVLCRLGILTSITSGLYKIRRPYTIPKQTSDAFLEDGQMMKKWLNQAKEVT, encoded by the coding sequence TTGTTAGTTGCCCGAACAGAAGAAGGCCTCATTTCACTAGCTCAGCGCTTTTCGCTTGAACAGCTTAAGCTGTGGAAAAAAGAAAAGCAGTTCTACTGTCCCTCTTGTCAATCCCCTGTACAGTTAAAGGTAGGTACAAAAAAAATCCCTCATTTTGCTCACCTGAAAAAAACGTGCGTCGCTCAGCATGAAGGTGAAACAGATTATCATCTTGACGGAAAGCGAAAGCTGTTTCACTGGTTTAGTTCTCATCTTGAAGTCGAGTTAGAAAGTTACCTTCCTGCCATTATGCAGCGTCCAGATCTTCTTATAGGTACCCCTTCACAAAAATATGCAATCGAATTTCAATGTGCGTCCTTATCTTCCTCAGTGCTAACCAAACGTTCTATTCACTATGAGAAAGGAAATTATATGCCTCTTTGGATTATGGGGGCAAAAAGAATGAAACGCTTATCCACTTATATGTATCAACTTTCTTTTCAAGAGTGGCAGTTTCTCACTCTTTCCGATTATACGCCCACACTTCTTTATTTTTCACCTTCTACTAATCAGCTGTTGAAACTTGAACATCTTATGCCTTTTTCATCTCAAATTTGTTATGCACAGCTTGTCGTGCTCTCTCCTCACGAGCATACCTTTCATGATCTTTTTTCTACACATACACAGCCTCAATTTTTCTCTTCATGGGTAAAGAAAAAGAAGGCATGGAGAACGCATTATATCCTCTATCCTAATCAGAAGCTTCAGCCTTTTTTACACGCTCTTTATGAAAACAATATTCCTCCTTCTCATATTCCAGCAGAAGCGGGCATGCCGCTGCCTTCTTTATACATGATTGAAACGTCTGCTACTATATGGCAAACGTGGCTGCTTCTTGATTTAATGCAGCAGAAGCAGGTAGGGGATTTAGTTACAGAAAAAGAGTTATGCAGGCTATGGCTCTACAGAATTCATCAGAGGCATATTGTGTTTCGGTCTTTGCCGATGGCCCCTGTTGTTGTGGAACAGCCCTTGTTTGAGTATATAGAGGTATTATGCCGGTTAGGGATACTAACGTCTATAACTTCTGGGTTATACAAAATCAGAAGGCCTTATACGATTCCAAAGCAAACATCCGATGCTTTTTTAGAAGATGGACAGATGATGAAAAAGTGGTTAAATCAAGCAAAAGAAGTGACATAA
- the pepF gene encoding oligoendopeptidase F, producing MSEQSKVKKLPSRSEIKVEDTWKLEDIFASDDAWEKEFEEVKALIPKMEKFKGKLGESAQTLYDALQEQDELTMRVSKLYTYAHMRYDQDTTNSFYQGLNDRIKTLYTQIASALSYVTPEILSIEESKIKQYMAEHKELTLYAHALDEITRERPHILSESEEALLAQASEVLGSSSNTFGMLNNADLEFPSIKDENGEEVEITHGRYIRFLESSDRRVREEAFKAVYETYGKFKNTFASTLSGTVKKDNFSARVRHYNSARHSALSTNNIPEEVYDNLVKTVNDNLHLLHRYIDLRKKVLGIEELHMYDLYTPLVKDVKMEVTYEEAKDYILKGLKPLGEDYLNVLKEGFENRWVDVHENKGKRSGAYSSGTYGTNPYILMNWQDNVNNLFTLAHEFGHSVHSYYTRKTQPYPYGDYSIFVAEVASTCNEALLNDYLLKTIDDEKQRLYLLNHYLEGFRGTVFRQTMFAEFEHDVHVRAQNGEPLTPELLTKLYYDLNKKYFGDNLVIDEEIGLEWARIPHFYYNYYVYQYATGFSAAAALSKQILEEGDAAVERYVGFLKSGSSDYPIEVLKKAGVDMTTSQPIEEALAVFEEKLTEMERLLNQ from the coding sequence ATGAGTGAACAATCAAAAGTAAAAAAGTTACCAAGTAGAAGCGAGATAAAAGTAGAAGATACGTGGAAACTAGAAGATATTTTTGCTTCAGATGACGCATGGGAAAAAGAATTTGAAGAAGTAAAAGCTCTTATTCCAAAAATGGAAAAATTCAAAGGGAAACTTGGAGAGTCCGCTCAAACTTTATACGACGCTCTTCAAGAGCAAGACGAGCTCACAATGCGCGTTAGTAAACTTTATACATATGCTCATATGCGCTACGATCAAGATACCACTAATTCTTTTTATCAAGGGTTAAATGATCGCATCAAAACACTTTATACTCAAATTGCAAGTGCACTATCTTATGTAACACCAGAAATTTTGTCTATTGAAGAATCAAAAATTAAACAATACATGGCGGAACATAAAGAGCTAACGTTATATGCTCATGCATTAGATGAAATTACTCGCGAGCGTCCGCACATTTTATCAGAAAGCGAAGAAGCGCTTCTGGCTCAGGCTTCTGAAGTATTAGGATCTTCAAGCAACACGTTTGGAATGTTAAACAACGCGGATTTAGAATTTCCTTCTATTAAAGACGAAAATGGAGAAGAAGTAGAAATTACGCACGGACGATATATTCGTTTTTTAGAAAGCAGCGATCGCCGCGTACGAGAAGAAGCGTTTAAAGCGGTGTACGAAACGTACGGTAAATTTAAAAATACGTTTGCAAGTACATTAAGCGGCACGGTGAAGAAAGATAATTTTAGCGCCCGCGTTCGTCACTATAATTCAGCTCGTCACTCAGCTCTTAGCACAAATAATATCCCAGAAGAAGTATACGATAACTTAGTTAAAACAGTGAACGATAATTTGCATTTATTGCATCGATATATTGATTTACGTAAGAAAGTATTGGGAATTGAAGAGCTTCATATGTATGATCTCTATACGCCTTTAGTAAAAGACGTAAAAATGGAAGTAACGTATGAAGAAGCAAAAGATTATATTTTAAAAGGTCTGAAACCACTAGGTGAAGACTACCTTAATGTGTTAAAAGAAGGATTTGAAAATCGTTGGGTAGATGTTCATGAGAACAAAGGCAAGCGAAGCGGTGCTTATTCTTCAGGAACGTACGGCACCAATCCTTATATCTTAATGAACTGGCAGGATAATGTAAATAACTTGTTTACACTAGCCCATGAATTTGGCCATTCTGTACACAGTTATTACACAAGAAAAACGCAGCCATATCCTTACGGAGATTATTCAATCTTTGTGGCAGAAGTAGCTTCCACATGTAATGAAGCGCTTCTAAACGATTATTTACTAAAAACGATTGATGATGAAAAGCAGCGTTTGTACTTGCTTAACCATTATTTAGAAGGATTCCGCGGTACGGTATTCCGTCAAACGATGTTTGCTGAATTTGAGCACGATGTGCACGTGCGTGCTCAAAACGGAGAGCCGCTTACACCTGAATTATTAACAAAATTATATTATGACTTAAATAAAAAATATTTTGGAGACAACTTAGTAATTGACGAAGAGATTGGGTTAGAATGGGCTCGTATTCCGCATTTCTACTACAATTACTACGTTTATCAATATGCTACAGGATTCAGTGCAGCAGCGGCATTAAGCAAGCAAATCCTTGAAGAAGGAGATGCAGCTGTTGAGCGCTATGTAGGTTTCTTAAAGTCAGGAAGCTCTGATTATCCAATTGAAGTGTTGAAAAAAGCAGGAGTGGACATGACAACATCTCAGCCTATCGAAGAAGCGCTAGCCGTATTTGAAGAGAAGTTAACGGAAATGGAACGTTTATTAAATCAATAA
- a CDS encoding ClpXP adapter SpxH family protein translates to MHQLCQGSNKKPLEIYVFVDPLCPECWALEPILKKLQIEYGQLLSLKHVLGGNLQQLNIGAQQRFEHIAKSWEKTGSRSGMSCDGNLWLENPIDTPYAASIAIKAAGLQGKKQGIRFLRRLQEVVFLEKQNVTEESVLIQCAKHVGLDVNEFVKDLHSDYAAKAFQCDLKITSEMDVDEIPTLVFFNEKVEEEGIKISGYYSYETYVHIIKEMLEIDPDPACLPPLRSFLSYFQFVASKEVAVVYGLSLEEAEKELKKLQLQQVVERVPVKYGTFWRSTEKSC, encoded by the coding sequence TTGCATCAGCTTTGTCAAGGTTCAAATAAAAAACCGCTTGAAATCTATGTATTTGTTGACCCTCTTTGTCCAGAGTGCTGGGCACTCGAGCCTATTCTAAAAAAGTTACAAATAGAATATGGTCAGCTGTTATCCCTCAAGCATGTGCTTGGCGGAAACTTGCAGCAATTAAATATTGGAGCACAGCAGAGATTTGAACATATTGCAAAATCGTGGGAGAAAACTGGAAGCCGCTCCGGCATGTCATGTGACGGCAACCTGTGGCTTGAAAACCCCATCGATACTCCTTACGCTGCATCAATTGCAATTAAAGCGGCCGGGCTGCAAGGAAAGAAACAGGGCATTCGCTTTTTGAGAAGACTTCAAGAAGTAGTATTTTTAGAAAAACAAAATGTTACAGAAGAATCTGTCTTAATACAATGTGCAAAACATGTGGGGCTAGATGTTAATGAATTTGTAAAAGATTTGCATTCAGATTACGCTGCGAAGGCTTTTCAATGTGATTTAAAAATCACATCGGAAATGGATGTCGATGAGATTCCAACTCTTGTGTTCTTTAACGAAAAAGTTGAAGAAGAAGGCATTAAGATATCAGGATACTATTCGTACGAAACATATGTACACATCATTAAAGAGATGTTAGAAATTGACCCAGATCCAGCTTGTCTTCCGCCTCTTCGTTCATTTTTAAGCTATTTTCAATTTGTTGCTTCAAAAGAAGTTGCAGTTGTGTATGGTTTATCATTAGAAGAGGCTGAAAAAGAATTGAAAAAACTTCAGCTTCAGCAAGTTGTTGAAAGAGTTCCTGTCAAATATGGAACCTTTTGGAGAAGTACTGAAAAGAGCTGTTAA